A genomic stretch from Corynebacterium faecale includes:
- the mraY gene encoding phospho-N-acetylmuramoyl-pentapeptide-transferase encodes MQQIIISGAVAFLVSIFLTPILIRYFTNRQLGQEIREDGLKSHLRKRGTPTMGGIAIIVGIVVAYVVTNIYSTLAGYGGFTASGLLVLGLMLGLGATGFADDFIKLYKERNLGLNKTAKLISQLVIALGFGYLVLQFPDENGLTPASTHLSFIRDIDTIDLAFGGGILGTIVFLIFIYIVVSAWSNAVNITDGLDGLAAGTTAFVMGAYTLITFWQFRNSCDTAVEAGCYTVRDPLDIAVLAAAGLGATLGFLWWNAAPAKIFMGDTGSLALGGLVAGISVVTRTELLMVIIGALFVIEIASVAIQIAVFQTRKKRVFRMAPIHHHFEAVGWAETTVVVRFWLIAIMAVLAGMAVFYSDWLSLAEV; translated from the coding sequence ATGCAGCAGATCATCATCAGTGGAGCGGTGGCGTTCCTGGTATCGATCTTCCTCACCCCGATTCTGATCCGTTATTTCACCAACCGGCAGCTGGGCCAGGAAATCCGGGAGGATGGCCTCAAGTCACACCTGCGCAAACGCGGCACACCCACCATGGGCGGCATCGCGATCATCGTCGGCATCGTGGTGGCCTATGTGGTGACCAACATCTATTCCACCCTCGCCGGTTATGGCGGTTTCACAGCCTCCGGTCTGCTGGTGCTGGGCCTGATGCTGGGTCTGGGCGCCACAGGTTTCGCCGATGACTTCATCAAGCTGTACAAGGAACGCAACCTGGGGTTGAACAAGACCGCCAAGCTGATCTCCCAGCTGGTCATCGCCCTGGGCTTCGGCTACCTGGTGCTGCAGTTCCCGGACGAGAACGGCCTGACGCCGGCATCCACACATCTGTCCTTCATCCGGGACATCGACACCATTGATCTCGCCTTCGGCGGCGGCATCCTGGGCACGATCGTCTTCCTGATCTTCATCTATATCGTGGTCAGCGCATGGTCCAACGCCGTCAATATCACCGACGGTCTTGATGGGCTGGCAGCCGGCACCACCGCCTTCGTGATGGGTGCCTACACCCTCATCACCTTCTGGCAGTTCCGGAACTCCTGCGACACCGCCGTGGAAGCGGGATGCTACACCGTGCGTGATCCTCTGGACATCGCGGTCCTCGCGGCAGCTGGACTGGGAGCCACCCTGGGCTTCCTGTGGTGGAATGCTGCACCGGCGAAGATTTTCATGGGTGATACCGGTTCACTCGCTCTCGGCGGTCTGGTCGCGGGTATCTCCGTGGTCACGCGCACCGAGCTGCTGATGGTGATCATCGGCGCACTGTTCGTCATTGAGATCGCCTCCGTGGCCATCCAGATCGCGGTCTTCCAGACACGCAAGAAGCGGGTATTCCGCATGGCACCCATCCACCACCACTTCGAGGCCGTCGGCTGGGCGGAGACCACAGTGGTGGTCCGTTTCTGGCTGATCGCCATCATGGCGGTGCTGGCCGGTATGGCCGTGTTCTACAGTGACTGGCTCAGTCTGGCGGAGGTATAG
- a CDS encoding UDP-N-acetylmuramoyl-tripeptide--D-alanyl-D-alanine ligase, with product MIQLTLGEIATIVGGELAGGASADTPVTGTVEFDSRKITPGGLFLALPGAQVDGHEFAATAVGNGAVAVLAAREVDAPSVLVPPVGRSDSNADIYAHDPDGHGAAVIEALSRLARHVVDTSVSDHSLAVVALTGSAGKTSTKDFIATVLSMAGDTVAPPGSFNNEVGLPYTALRCTEGTRYLVSEMSARGIGHIAHLARITPPRIGAVLNVGSAHLGEFGSRANIAQAKGELIEALPAAAEGGVAVLNADDPFVANMAPRTRARVVTFSTATPPAKGADYWATDLILDDVARASFTLHTRNGSWPVALQVFGEHQVSNALAAAAVTIEAGVDESTVVSGLSSHAAASAHRMDVRTRADGVTIINDAYNANPDSMRAGIAALAYTASARHDSQSWAVLGQMGELGDEATEEHRALGAELAKYHIERLITVGDNPNCRALGEEAAALGVTTSAVPDTDSAVELLRHQVRKGDVVLVKASNADQLWRVAEDLHAKFDGEPRRNVEGI from the coding sequence ATGATTCAGCTGACACTTGGAGAGATCGCCACCATCGTCGGTGGTGAGCTCGCCGGAGGGGCTTCGGCGGACACACCGGTCACCGGCACCGTTGAGTTCGATTCCCGCAAGATAACCCCCGGGGGTCTCTTCCTCGCCCTGCCGGGTGCACAGGTGGACGGGCATGAATTCGCCGCCACCGCAGTCGGCAATGGGGCCGTGGCTGTACTGGCCGCCCGGGAGGTGGACGCACCGTCGGTGCTCGTTCCACCCGTGGGCAGGTCCGATTCCAATGCAGATATTTATGCCCATGACCCCGACGGCCACGGTGCCGCGGTCATCGAGGCGCTGTCCAGGCTGGCGCGCCATGTGGTGGACACATCTGTGTCAGACCATTCCCTGGCCGTGGTGGCACTGACCGGATCCGCTGGCAAGACCTCCACCAAGGATTTCATCGCCACCGTGCTGTCCATGGCCGGCGACACTGTCGCACCCCCCGGTTCCTTCAACAACGAGGTGGGGTTGCCGTACACCGCATTGCGCTGCACTGAAGGCACCCGGTATCTGGTGTCGGAGATGTCCGCGCGCGGTATCGGCCACATCGCCCACCTGGCGCGCATCACCCCACCACGCATCGGAGCCGTACTCAATGTCGGTTCCGCGCACCTCGGCGAGTTCGGTTCCCGCGCCAACATCGCCCAGGCCAAGGGTGAGCTGATCGAGGCACTACCAGCTGCCGCCGAGGGTGGTGTCGCTGTGCTCAACGCCGATGACCCCTTCGTGGCCAACATGGCGCCCCGGACCCGGGCACGCGTGGTCACCTTCTCCACGGCCACCCCACCGGCCAAGGGTGCTGATTACTGGGCCACCGACCTGATCCTTGATGATGTGGCACGTGCGAGTTTCACCCTGCACACCCGCAATGGGTCCTGGCCGGTGGCGCTCCAGGTCTTCGGTGAGCACCAGGTGTCCAACGCCCTGGCGGCCGCTGCCGTCACCATCGAAGCAGGAGTGGATGAATCCACCGTGGTCTCCGGGCTGTCCTCCCATGCTGCCGCCTCCGCGCACCGCATGGATGTGCGTACCCGGGCGGACGGTGTGACCATCATCAACGATGCCTACAACGCCAATCCGGACTCCATGCGTGCCGGTATCGCAGCCCTGGCCTACACAGCCAGCGCACGGCATGATTCCCAGAGCTGGGCGGTCCTCGGGCAGATGGGTGAACTCGGCGACGAAGCCACTGAGGAACACCGGGCGCTGGGCGCTGAACTGGCCAAGTATCATATTGAAAGACTCATCACGGTGGGGGACAACCCCAACTGCCGTGCCCTCGGTGAGGAGGCAGCCGCGCTGGGTGTGACCACCTCTGCTGTGCCGGATACGGATTCAGCGGTGGAGCTGCTGCGCCACCAGGTACGCAAAGGTGATGTGGTGCTGGTCAAGGCGTCCAATGCCGACCAGCTATGGCGTGTGGCCGAAGATCTGCACGCGAAGTTTGACGGCGAACCGCGCCGGAACGTGGAAGGAATCTAG
- the murD gene encoding UDP-N-acetylmuramoyl-L-alanine--D-glutamate ligase encodes MTTIDISGLPEPLRGRILVAGAGVSGLGIAGMLHDLGLEVVVADDNETSRHRLIELIDVGVTSTVDARAQLDNYSLVVTSPGWRPDTPLLIDAAAHGLEVIGDVELAWRLDRAAVFGAPRTWLVVTGTNGKTTTTAMLAAMMKQGGHAAEAVGNIGVPVSAALTARDRVDVMVVELSSFQLHWAPTLVPDAGVVLNLAEDHIDWHGSFREYALAKTRVLAAPVAVIGADDGYLVDLTTELALDNLIGFTLGQPANRQLGVDNGQLVDNTFAANLVMGPAHGINPSGPAGVLDALAAAAIARSQGVSAEAIADALATFEVSGHRGQVVAVNNGVEFIDNSKATNPHAADSALAGKESVIWIVGGQLKGTDISDLVSAHASRLKAALVLGVDRAEIVTALDQHAPAASVHVTDLTDPVGAMEELVAQAFALATPGDSVLLAPAAASLDMYKGMGQRGDIFAEAVLTTIEGQKEE; translated from the coding sequence ATGACCACCATTGACATCTCCGGACTCCCGGAACCCCTGCGCGGCCGCATCCTGGTTGCCGGCGCCGGGGTGTCCGGCCTCGGCATCGCCGGAATGCTGCATGACCTCGGACTGGAGGTGGTGGTGGCCGATGACAACGAAACATCCCGACACCGCCTCATCGAACTGATTGACGTCGGGGTGACCAGCACGGTTGACGCCCGCGCCCAGCTGGACAACTACTCCCTCGTGGTGACGTCACCGGGCTGGCGCCCGGATACACCCCTGCTTATCGACGCCGCGGCCCACGGTCTTGAGGTCATCGGCGACGTTGAGCTCGCCTGGCGCCTCGATCGCGCGGCCGTGTTCGGTGCCCCACGCACCTGGCTCGTGGTCACCGGCACCAACGGTAAAACCACCACCACGGCGATGCTCGCCGCGATGATGAAGCAGGGTGGACATGCCGCCGAGGCCGTGGGCAATATCGGTGTACCGGTGTCCGCGGCCCTGACCGCCCGCGATCGGGTGGATGTCATGGTGGTTGAGCTCTCCAGCTTCCAGCTGCACTGGGCCCCCACCCTGGTCCCCGATGCCGGTGTGGTGCTCAACCTGGCCGAGGACCACATCGACTGGCATGGTTCCTTCCGTGAGTATGCCCTGGCCAAAACCAGGGTGCTCGCCGCACCGGTTGCGGTCATCGGTGCTGACGATGGGTACCTGGTGGATCTGACCACGGAACTGGCACTGGATAACCTGATTGGTTTCACCCTGGGTCAACCGGCGAACCGCCAGCTCGGTGTGGACAATGGCCAGCTGGTGGACAATACCTTCGCCGCCAACCTGGTGATGGGACCCGCCCACGGGATCAACCCCTCCGGCCCGGCTGGTGTCCTCGATGCACTGGCGGCAGCAGCCATCGCCCGATCACAGGGCGTGTCGGCCGAAGCCATCGCGGACGCTCTGGCAACCTTTGAAGTATCAGGCCACCGTGGTCAGGTGGTGGCGGTGAACAACGGTGTGGAATTCATCGATAATTCCAAGGCCACCAATCCTCACGCCGCTGATTCCGCACTGGCGGGGAAGGAGTCCGTGATCTGGATCGTGGGTGGACAGCTCAAGGGAACGGATATTTCCGATCTGGTGAGCGCGCACGCCTCCCGACTCAAGGCTGCCCTCGTGCTGGGTGTGGATCGGGCCGAGATCGTCACCGCCCTGGACCAGCATGCACCGGCGGCGTCGGTGCACGTCACCGATCTCACCGACCCGGTGGGAGCGATGGAGGAACTCGTGGCACAGGCGTTCGCGCTCGCTACCCCGGGTGACTCCGTCCTCCTGGCTCCGGCTGCGGCCTCCCTGGACATGTACAAGGGGATGGGGCAACGTGGCGATATCTTCGCCGAGGCAGTACTGACAACAATCGAGGGACAGAAGGAAGAGTAG
- a CDS encoding UDP-N-acetylmuramoyl-L-alanyl-D-glutamate--2,6-diaminopimelate ligase produces the protein MAITLQALAHTIDGHLINAPDPELEIRNIGLDSSTLAKKAAIFAAVPGSRKHGAEFAAQDRAGGALAVLTDEEGAAILEGAGDDRPVLVVADVRKVLGRASSSVYGDPSRDLVLIGVTGTSGKTTTSYLLERGLMEAGYKVGLIGTTGTRIDGEPVPTKLTTPEAPTLQKLFYRMRQHEVTHVVMEVSSHALSLGRVSGSHFDVAAFTNLSQDHLDFHDTMEEYFDAKALFFQPDSELAAARQVVCVDDDWGFRMAGISGDVQTVSSTGVQADFTAGGVTVNEVGEQSFSVTVPEHGEIPVTLALPGAFNVANATLALAAAVRAGVEPVAFARGMAGVAVPGRMERIDEGQDFLAVVDYAHKPAAVAAVLDTLRTQIDGRLGVVIGAGGDRDATKRAPMGELSAQRADLVIVTDDNPRSEVPATIRAAVMDGALSGADKAGHRVEVREIGDRAEAIRALIRWAGPGDGIVVAGKGHEVGQLVAGVTHHFDDREQVREQVREQTREALREKQSDREGK, from the coding sequence ATGGCCATCACCCTTCAGGCCCTGGCCCACACAATCGACGGCCACCTGATCAACGCACCGGACCCTGAGCTGGAGATCCGGAACATCGGGCTGGATTCCTCCACCCTGGCCAAGAAGGCTGCGATCTTCGCAGCGGTACCCGGTTCCCGCAAGCACGGCGCGGAGTTCGCTGCGCAGGACCGCGCCGGCGGTGCGCTGGCAGTGCTCACCGATGAAGAGGGCGCAGCCATCCTCGAAGGTGCCGGGGATGACCGCCCCGTCCTGGTCGTCGCCGACGTGCGGAAGGTGCTCGGCCGGGCGTCGTCAAGCGTGTACGGTGACCCATCCCGCGACCTGGTGCTCATCGGCGTGACCGGAACCTCCGGCAAGACCACCACCAGTTATCTCCTTGAGCGCGGTCTGATGGAAGCCGGATACAAGGTTGGTCTGATCGGTACCACCGGCACACGCATCGATGGGGAACCGGTGCCAACCAAGCTCACCACCCCTGAGGCGCCTACGCTGCAGAAGCTTTTCTACCGCATGCGCCAGCATGAGGTGACCCATGTGGTCATGGAGGTGTCCAGCCACGCACTGTCGCTGGGTCGGGTGTCCGGTTCACACTTTGATGTTGCCGCTTTTACCAACCTCTCCCAGGATCACCTGGACTTCCACGACACGATGGAAGAATACTTCGATGCCAAGGCACTGTTCTTCCAGCCGGATTCTGAACTCGCGGCCGCGCGTCAGGTTGTCTGCGTTGATGATGACTGGGGTTTCCGCATGGCGGGGATCTCCGGTGATGTCCAGACCGTGTCCAGCACTGGTGTGCAGGCAGATTTCACCGCCGGTGGGGTGACGGTGAACGAGGTCGGCGAGCAGAGCTTCTCCGTGACCGTGCCGGAGCATGGTGAGATCCCCGTGACCCTGGCGCTTCCGGGTGCCTTCAATGTGGCCAATGCCACGCTCGCCCTGGCCGCCGCGGTGCGCGCCGGTGTGGAACCCGTCGCGTTCGCCCGCGGCATGGCCGGCGTTGCCGTGCCCGGCCGCATGGAGCGTATCGACGAAGGACAGGACTTCCTCGCCGTGGTCGATTATGCCCACAAACCAGCCGCGGTAGCAGCGGTGCTGGACACCCTCCGCACCCAGATCGATGGTCGCCTCGGCGTGGTCATAGGTGCGGGAGGAGACCGTGATGCCACCAAACGAGCTCCGATGGGTGAGCTGTCAGCACAACGGGCGGATCTGGTCATCGTCACCGATGACAACCCCCGTTCCGAGGTGCCCGCCACCATCCGCGCAGCGGTCATGGACGGCGCACTCAGTGGCGCCGACAAGGCAGGCCACCGGGTGGAGGTTCGTGAAATCGGTGACCGCGCCGAGGCCATCCGTGCGCTGATCAGGTGGGCAGGCCCCGGGGATGGCATTGTTGTAGCTGGCAAGGGCCATGAGGTCGGCCAGCTGGTTGCCGGAGTCACCCATCACTTTGATGATCGTGAGCAGGTTCGTGAGCAGGTTCGTGAGCAGACCCGTGAGGCGCTGCGCGAAAAGCAGTCCGATAGGGAAGGGAAGTAA